A window of Apium graveolens cultivar Ventura chromosome 8, ASM990537v1, whole genome shotgun sequence contains these coding sequences:
- the LOC141680578 gene encoding putative F-box/LRR-repeat protein 23: MLRHFPLLEELQFPHTSIPVECIEVAGRHCPNLKSFTLNEIYDYQFWRQTNNAHALAIVRNMPRLRHLQLFGNRMTVRGLKAILNHCRCLEYLDLRECYFLYAVLDVDSLLGKRCPQRRQAMENLARKLRQRIKHVRFPLDSTEDYECKAEIRHFKYGYYY; the protein is encoded by the coding sequence ATGTTAAGACATTTTCCATTGTTGGAAGAATTGCAGTTTCCCCACACCTCGATTCCTGTTGAATGTATTGAAGTTGCTGGTCGTCATTGCCCCAACCTGAAATCATTTACATTGAATGAGATATATGACTATCAGTTCTGGCGTCAAACAAATAATGCGCATGCTCTTGCTATTGTAAGAAATATGCCCAGATTACGCCATTTGCAACTTTTTGGGAATAGGATGACAGTTAGAGGTTTAAAGGCTATTCTTAATCATTGTCGTTGTCTTGAATATCTTGACCTTCGAGAATGTTATTTCCTTTATGCTGTACTTGATGTAGATAGTCTTTTAGGAAAACGTTGTCCGCAGAGAAGACAAGCAATGGAAAATCTTGCAAGAAAACTTCGTCAGCGGATAAAACATGTTAGGTTTCCCTTGGACTCCACTGAAGACTATGAATGTAAAGCTGAAATTCGTCATTTTAAGTATGGCTACTATTATTAA
- the LOC141677280 gene encoding uncharacterized protein LOC141677280: protein MEFNYSDESSVFAAETSNNNHGWQKVTYAKKHRKAPAKQSDSVENGSAINSNDAVFTSLEKKSAERRRRIEAERAAAMIDEDRPIKSAIRSEGDESDEENGGGAVENGGSVEVKKEKKKKEKKVKVTIVEAASRIDADDLAAFLADVSVSYEAKEDIQLMRFADYFGRAFAAVSANQFPWTKMFRESTIAKIADIPVSHIPEAVYKTSVEWINQRSIEALSSFVLWSLDSILTEFAGQQAGGKGSKKSTQQTSSKSQVAIFSVLSMVLRRKPDVLISLLPNLQESSKYKGQDKLPLLAWMVAQACQGDLAVGLYTWSHLILPTIGGKSGSNPQTRDLVLQSVERILSAPKARTILVNGAVRKGERLMPPSALDLLIRATFPPSSARVKATERFESVYPILKEVALAGVPGSKAMKQVTQQTLTFAVNAAGDGIPELSREATDIFIWCLTRHPDSYKQWDNIYLDNLEASIYILKKLTEDWRQLAANESSLEGLGETLKSFRHKNEKALADGAQVTRHSLYKDADKYCKWLIGKKSRGHGCMKTLGIVIIALGVGTVVMSPTIESLDWKQLSVYLNQQSFLTW from the exons ATGGAGTTCAATTACAGTGACGAGTCGTCTGTATTTGCCGCCGAAACAAGCAACAACAATCACGGATGGCAAAAAGTTACTTACGCCAAAAAACACCGCAAAGCTCCGGCGAAACAGTCCGATTCCGTCGAGAACGGATCGGCGATTAACTCGAACGACGCGGTTTTTACTTCGCTGGAGAAAAAATCGGCGGAGCGGCGCCGGAGAATTGAGGCGGAGAGAGCGGCGGCGATGATCGACGAGGACCGTCCGATTAAGTCGGCGATTAGGTCGGAGGGAGATGAGAGTGATGAGGAGAACGGAGGCGGTGCGGTTGAGAATGGAGGAAGTGTGGAGGtgaagaaagagaagaagaagaaggagaagaaagttaaggTTACCATTGTCGAGGCGGCGAGTCGGATTGATGCGGATGATCTGGCTGCATTTCTCGCTGATGTGTCG GTTTCGTACGAGGCGAAAGAAGATATTCAGTTGATGAGATTTGCTGATTATTTCGGTAGAGCGTTTGCAGCTGTGAGTGCGAATCAGTTTCCTTGGACGAAGATGTTTCGAGAGTCCACAATTGCCAAGATAGCCGAT ATTCCAGTCTCCCATATACCTGAAGCTGTTTACAAGACATCGGTTGAGTGGATAAACCAACGATCCATTGAGGCTCTTAGTTCGTTTGTATTATGGTCTCTCGACAGTATTCTCACTGAATTTGCCGGTCAACAAGCTGGGGGTAAAGGGTCCAAGAAATCCACACAGCAGACATCTTCAAAATCTCAG GTTGCCATATTTTCGGTACTATCAATGGTACTGCGAAGGAAGCCTGATGTTTTAATTAGTCTCTTACCAAATTTGCAAGAAAGTTCAAAATATAAAGGACAGGATAAGCTTCCGCTGTTGGCATGGATGGTAGCTCAG GCCTGTCAAGGAGATCTTGCTGTAGGTTTGTACACTTGGTCACATCTCATCTTGCCTACAATTGGGGGGAAATCGGGTTCTAACCCACAGACTAGGGACTTGGTTTTACAGTCAGTAGAAAG AATTCTTTCTGCCCCTAAAGCTCGCACTATCTTAGTAAATGGCGCAGTAAGGAAAGGGGAGCGCTTGATGCCTCCTTCAGCACTTGATTTGCTGATCCGAGCAACCTTCCCTCCGTCATCAGCTCGAGTCAAG GCTACTGAAAGGTTTGAATCCGTATATCCCATCCTCAAGGAGGTGGCCCTTGCCGGGGTACCTGGAAGCAAGGCAATGAAGCAGGTTACGCAGCAGACTTTGACATTTGCTGTCAATGCAGCAGGGGATG GCATCCCTGAGCTATCTAGAGAAGCAACGGACATCTTCATCTGGTGTTTAACTCGACACCCTGATTCTTATAAGCAGTGG GACAATATCTATTTGGATAATCTAGAAGCaagtatttatattttaaaaaagcTTACGGAGGATTGGAGGCAGCTTGCAGCAAATGAGTCATCTCTGGAAGGTCTGGGGGAAACTCTTAAGAGTTTCAGGCACAAG AATGAGAAAGCATTAGCAGATGGAGCTCAAGTTACTCGTCATTCCCTCTATAAGGATGCTGACAAGTACTGTAAGTGGCTGATTGGAAAAAAATCACGAGGACATGGGTGCATGAAAACTTTGGGCATTGTCATCATTGCCCTTGGAGTGGGTACCGTTGTTATGTCCCCCACCATAGAGTCTTTGGATTGGAAGCAACTTTCTGTTTACCTCAACCAGCAATCCTTCCTAACCTGGTAA